One segment of Anatilimnocola aggregata DNA contains the following:
- a CDS encoding HTTM domain-containing protein, which yields MSTIAESWGRFAAGWQSFFHARIDARRTAIVRIGFAALMLMYLAVLFPDLDTWFGPHGLYPAEIDEQRKLPQQWSLLRWINPEDRDASFWLRSFFWANIACVLMLLVGFATRLNAVAVFVLLVSWQNRNQVITEGEDVVFRLVGFYLIWMESGQAWSLDRLLWHRNRDCCPLVPAWGLRLLQLQMMVIFMAAGLFKLGGMAWLNGTALSYVGRLDDTFGRFPVPHFLFEIPLIARLMTWTVLAAELLLPGLLWFKDTRRWALGAIVLFHLANEYAMFLFLFHWIMLVGWSTFLTSDDLQAISNLFRRRTNGP from the coding sequence ATGAGTACCATCGCAGAATCTTGGGGCCGTTTCGCGGCCGGTTGGCAATCGTTCTTTCATGCCCGCATCGATGCACGGCGCACGGCAATTGTGCGCATCGGCTTTGCGGCGCTGATGTTGATGTATCTCGCAGTACTCTTTCCCGATCTGGACACCTGGTTCGGCCCTCACGGACTCTATCCGGCCGAGATTGACGAACAACGCAAACTGCCGCAGCAGTGGTCGCTGTTGCGCTGGATCAATCCCGAGGATCGTGATGCAAGCTTCTGGTTGCGCAGCTTCTTTTGGGCCAACATCGCCTGCGTATTGATGTTGCTGGTCGGCTTTGCTACTCGACTGAATGCCGTTGCCGTGTTTGTGCTGCTAGTCAGTTGGCAAAATCGCAACCAGGTAATCACCGAGGGAGAAGACGTGGTATTTCGCCTCGTCGGGTTCTATCTCATTTGGATGGAAAGCGGCCAAGCCTGGTCTCTTGATCGGCTGCTTTGGCATCGCAATCGCGATTGCTGCCCGTTGGTTCCCGCCTGGGGTCTGCGACTACTGCAGTTGCAAATGATGGTAATTTTTATGGCTGCCGGCCTGTTTAAGCTGGGGGGCATGGCGTGGCTCAACGGCACGGCTCTCTCGTATGTTGGTCGGCTGGACGACACCTTCGGGCGATTTCCGGTTCCTCACTTTTTGTTCGAGATTCCGCTGATTGCCCGGCTGATGACCTGGACCGTGCTCGCGGCCGAACTGCTGCTGCCGGGATTGTTGTGGTTCAAGGACACTCGCCGCTGGGCGCTCGGCGCGATCGTGCTGTTTCATCTGGCGAACGAATACGCCATGTTCCTGTTCCTGTTCCACTGGATCATGCTCGTGGGCTGGTCTACATTTTTGACCAGCGACGACCTGCAAGCGATCTCAAATCTCTTCCGCCGAAGAACCAACGGGCCATGA
- a CDS encoding flagellar biosynthetic protein FliR yields the protein MTMLSPLLTLYLNQFLIFVLVLTRIGALIMTLPVLGGSTIPVQIRAFLAVAVAFLIAPLHWGHQLPEIENMGALGLLMAREMILGLALGTSVMILLSGMQLAGQVISQMSGLSLADVANPTFDTTVPILSQLLESVAIALFFLLGGHRLVLAALLDSFTWLPPGAATLPDELPMALVEVTAHSFHVGIRASAPVMVALFLAVLVVALISRTLPQLNAVAIGLNFNAIIVPLMIAITIGSAAITFQEELGGVLQRMRDVITDTSPAIQQTH from the coding sequence ATGACGATGCTTTCTCCCCTACTCACGCTCTACCTCAATCAGTTCCTGATTTTCGTTCTGGTGCTGACGCGCATTGGCGCGCTCATCATGACGCTGCCCGTCCTGGGTGGTAGCACGATCCCGGTTCAGATTCGGGCCTTTCTCGCAGTTGCTGTGGCATTTCTGATCGCGCCCTTGCATTGGGGACATCAGCTACCAGAAATCGAAAACATGGGCGCGCTCGGGCTGCTGATGGCCCGCGAAATGATCCTCGGGCTCGCGCTCGGAACCTCGGTGATGATTCTGCTCAGTGGCATGCAATTGGCCGGGCAGGTCATCAGTCAGATGAGTGGGCTTTCACTCGCCGATGTCGCCAATCCCACGTTCGATACAACGGTTCCCATCCTATCGCAGCTGCTCGAGTCGGTCGCAATCGCCTTGTTCTTCTTGCTTGGTGGCCATCGCCTGGTCCTCGCTGCCTTGCTCGATAGCTTTACTTGGCTGCCGCCTGGCGCAGCCACGTTGCCGGACGAATTGCCGATGGCACTCGTCGAAGTAACTGCCCATAGCTTTCACGTGGGCATTCGCGCCAGTGCCCCGGTGATGGTCGCGCTCTTCCTCGCCGTGCTTGTCGTGGCACTCATCAGCCGCACTTTGCCGCAATTAAACGCGGTGGCGATCGGCTTGAACTTCAACGCCATCATCGTTCCGTTAATGATTGCCATCACCATCGGCTCCGCGGCAATCACGTTTCAAGAGGAACTTGGTGGAGTGCTACAGCGCATGCGCGATGTCATCACGGACACCAGTCCAGCGATACAACAAACTCACTAA
- a CDS encoding FliO/MopB family protein: MLVVRHQPSIAAALLAAVLSGAGWCCPLSAMGEEYGAVRAPALQASRVTPAPLPTGAVPARSHYTAGGNAPVALNSNEPIAPNYAPAHRAGQFVEPAMHEAPAQLNPIAPQPIALTPRGSTTNKALLRTPASGWGALTNVGASLGFVLAAFLCVAWLSKRYLPKAAGPLPKEVVEQLGWAPLAGRQQMHLVRIGNKLVLLAITPGSSAEALSEVTEPTEVERLSSICRRTKQGSSTQAFRQVINELERQPARGFVDTDPRPARPTTSPSSATQSAARPQPGRPLHG; this comes from the coding sequence ATGCTCGTAGTTCGTCACCAACCATCGATTGCCGCTGCTCTGCTCGCCGCTGTGTTGAGCGGTGCCGGTTGGTGCTGCCCGCTATCGGCAATGGGTGAAGAGTATGGCGCAGTTCGCGCTCCGGCACTGCAAGCCAGCCGCGTAACTCCCGCACCTTTGCCGACAGGCGCTGTCCCTGCTCGCTCGCATTACACTGCCGGCGGCAATGCCCCGGTAGCCTTGAATTCGAATGAACCAATAGCACCGAACTACGCTCCTGCTCATCGCGCGGGTCAGTTCGTTGAGCCCGCAATGCACGAGGCACCTGCGCAGCTGAATCCAATTGCTCCGCAGCCGATCGCATTGACTCCGCGCGGCAGTACCACGAACAAGGCGTTGCTTCGCACACCTGCTTCGGGTTGGGGAGCGTTGACCAATGTGGGTGCAAGTCTCGGCTTTGTGCTGGCCGCCTTCTTGTGTGTTGCCTGGCTATCGAAACGATATCTGCCTAAAGCAGCGGGACCATTGCCCAAAGAAGTGGTCGAGCAACTTGGCTGGGCTCCGCTCGCAGGTCGACAACAAATGCACCTGGTGCGGATTGGCAACAAACTGGTTTTGCTCGCCATCACTCCCGGCAGCAGCGCCGAAGCGCTGAGCGAAGTCACCGAACCAACCGAAGTCGAGCGATTGAGTTCGATCTGTCGGCGGACGAAGCAAGGCAGCTCGACGCAGGCCTTTCGCCAGGTGATTAACGAACTCGAACGTCAGCCCGCTCGCGGCTTTGTCGATACCGATCCTCGTCCCGCTCGCCCAACTACCTCGCCGTCATCGGCCACTCAATCAGCTGCCCGTCCGCAGCCAGGGAGGCCTTTGCATGGTTAA
- a CDS encoding Tm-1-like ATP-binding domain-containing protein, whose amino-acid sequence MTIYVLATLDTKGPEAALVCARLRELDLPVTLVDTGCLGEPLTSADISREAVFTAGGVSLSNFRQQNDRGAAIAAAARGVEVLVRRAWDEKQLSGILAIGGSAGTTIGTAAMRVLPLGVPKVMVSTLASGQVRSYVRDKDILMLNSVVDIAGINRISRQILNEAAAAIAGMIKFRRRDEAAQDRPVIAATMFGVTTPCVQHAREILERAGYEVLVFHATGNGGEAMESLIRDGLIAGVLDITTTELADELVGGILSAGPTRLTAAGERGIPQVISVGALDMVNFGPRETVPAKFGARQFYQHNANVTLMRTTPAENTALGEEIGRKAAVAKGPIEIILPRQGVSALDRAGGQFDDSAAREQLFAAIHQHCGAVPVTELDHHINDSAFAEAATERLLRMLTTRA is encoded by the coding sequence ATGACCATTTACGTTCTCGCCACGCTCGATACCAAGGGGCCCGAAGCGGCTCTCGTTTGTGCTCGACTGCGAGAACTCGATCTGCCAGTGACGCTCGTCGATACCGGTTGCCTCGGCGAACCGCTCACTAGTGCCGACATCTCGCGAGAAGCTGTCTTCACCGCCGGCGGCGTGTCGCTCAGCAACTTTCGCCAGCAGAACGATCGTGGCGCGGCCATCGCTGCTGCCGCGCGTGGGGTTGAAGTGCTCGTTCGCCGAGCCTGGGATGAAAAGCAACTCAGCGGCATACTGGCGATCGGTGGATCGGCTGGAACGACGATTGGCACTGCGGCCATGCGTGTCCTGCCGCTCGGCGTGCCGAAGGTCATGGTCAGCACGTTGGCGTCGGGGCAAGTCCGCTCGTACGTGCGCGACAAAGACATCCTGATGCTGAACTCGGTGGTCGATATTGCGGGCATCAATCGCATCAGCCGGCAGATTCTAAATGAAGCTGCTGCTGCAATTGCGGGGATGATTAAGTTCCGCCGCCGCGACGAAGCCGCCCAAGACCGGCCAGTGATCGCCGCGACGATGTTCGGCGTTACAACTCCCTGTGTGCAACATGCCCGCGAAATACTGGAACGCGCCGGCTACGAAGTGCTCGTGTTTCATGCGACTGGCAACGGCGGCGAGGCGATGGAGTCGCTGATTCGCGATGGTCTCATTGCCGGTGTGCTCGATATCACTACTACGGAACTGGCCGACGAACTCGTCGGCGGAATCCTCTCGGCCGGTCCCACTCGCCTCACAGCAGCGGGCGAGCGCGGCATTCCGCAAGTCATCTCCGTCGGCGCGCTCGACATGGTGAACTTCGGCCCGCGCGAAACAGTTCCCGCAAAGTTCGGTGCTCGTCAGTTCTATCAGCACAATGCCAACGTTACGTTGATGCGGACCACACCTGCTGAGAACACCGCGCTCGGAGAAGAAATCGGTCGCAAAGCAGCTGTTGCCAAGGGGCCGATCGAGATCATCCTGCCAAGGCAGGGCGTATCTGCTCTCGACCGTGCCGGCGGCCAATTCGACGATTCGGCTGCCCGCGAACAACTTTTTGCTGCCATCCACCAGCACTGCGGCGCAGTTCCCGTGACGGAACTCGACCACCACATCAACGATTCAGCCTTTGCGGAAGCGGCAACCGAGCGATTGCTTAGGATGTTGACGACGCGGGCGTAA
- the flhB gene encoding flagellar biosynthesis protein FlhB encodes MADDDDGDKQHDATPHRRQQAREEGQVVKSQDLGSATMLVVGLLAMWYLGNGLATSFARITREHLGGEAWMRVDVHLFLSHIVTLSADVGMALLPVLGTLVLAGVLVNLGQVGFLFLPQKLAMDWQRINPLSNANRIFSTTSAVQLGFGLLKVALISTVAGISLWGERERVMILSDQEAGPIATYLFSVTFWTSLKVGASLLILAVFDYGYAYWKHEQDLKMSHQEMREEIKSQQGDPQVASRRRQIQRQLALNRLSEVVPKADVIVTNPTELAIALKYDPETMAAPVLLAKGAGVLAQRIRRLALENQVPVVERKELARALYATVEVNEAVPADQYAAVAEVIRYIYQLKGKKLPGQRAAA; translated from the coding sequence ATGGCTGACGACGACGACGGTGATAAACAGCACGACGCGACCCCGCATCGTCGCCAGCAGGCGCGCGAGGAAGGGCAAGTCGTCAAAAGCCAGGATCTGGGCTCGGCGACGATGCTCGTCGTTGGCTTGCTGGCCATGTGGTATCTCGGCAATGGTCTGGCCACCTCATTTGCCCGCATCACCCGCGAGCATCTGGGGGGAGAAGCCTGGATGCGTGTCGATGTGCACTTATTTCTAAGTCATATCGTCACCTTAAGTGCCGACGTTGGCATGGCACTGCTACCCGTTCTCGGTACGCTCGTTCTGGCTGGCGTCTTGGTCAACCTGGGGCAAGTCGGCTTCTTGTTTTTGCCTCAGAAGCTGGCCATGGATTGGCAGCGGATCAATCCGCTATCGAACGCAAATCGGATCTTCTCGACCACCTCAGCGGTGCAACTGGGCTTTGGTCTGCTCAAGGTCGCGCTCATTTCGACGGTTGCTGGAATCAGTTTGTGGGGCGAGCGTGAGCGAGTGATGATCTTGTCCGATCAAGAGGCGGGGCCAATCGCGACGTACCTCTTCAGCGTGACGTTCTGGACCAGCTTGAAGGTGGGTGCCTCACTGCTGATTCTAGCCGTGTTCGACTACGGCTACGCTTATTGGAAGCACGAGCAAGACCTGAAGATGAGCCACCAGGAAATGCGTGAAGAGATCAAATCGCAACAGGGCGATCCGCAGGTTGCGTCACGCCGTCGCCAGATACAACGTCAGTTGGCACTCAATCGACTGAGTGAAGTTGTCCCCAAGGCCGATGTCATTGTCACCAACCCCACCGAGCTGGCCATCGCCCTCAAGTACGACCCAGAGACAATGGCGGCCCCCGTGCTGCTGGCCAAAGGTGCTGGCGTTCTGGCGCAGCGCATTCGCCGGCTAGCGCTCGAGAATCAAGTTCCAGTCGTGGAACGCAAAGAACTGGCCCGCGCGCTGTATGCCACCGTTGAAGTGAACGAAGCTGTGCCCGCCGATCAATACGCGGCAGTGGCCGAAGTGATTCGCTATATTTATCAGCTCAAGGGCAAGAAGCTCCCGGGCCAACGGGCTGCCGCCTAG
- the fliQ gene encoding flagellar biosynthesis protein FliQ: MMTPDDAVLLAQQALIMALLLSAPLLIVGMVVGLVIGLAQALTQVQDQTVAFVPKLVAMVVCLLLCLPWLVQRLMEYSETLIAGIPKMMMGG; encoded by the coding sequence ATGATGACTCCCGACGATGCCGTCCTGCTTGCCCAGCAAGCGCTCATCATGGCGTTGCTTTTATCTGCTCCACTCTTGATCGTGGGCATGGTGGTTGGCCTGGTCATTGGCCTCGCTCAAGCGCTCACTCAAGTGCAGGATCAAACGGTCGCCTTCGTGCCCAAGTTGGTCGCGATGGTTGTCTGCTTGCTCCTCTGCTTGCCTTGGCTCGTGCAACGGTTGATGGAATACAGCGAAACGCTGATTGCAGGCATTCCCAAAATGATGATGGGGGGCTGA
- a CDS encoding class I SAM-dependent methyltransferase codes for MNNQASEVQAGERFAFGENWQRFLQVLTPQRIERARESLQTMLGVESLAGKSFLDIGCGSGLFSLAARQLGAVVHSFDFDPQSVACTQELKRRYAADDNRWRIEQGSILDRDYLGGLGTFDIAYSWGVLHHTGQMWPAIDNAASLVSPDGSLFIALYNDQGRASRTWLRVKQLYNRLPRALRWVVLYPAFVRLWGPTMLRDLLRGKPGFTWQNYAEKSTRGMSAWHDVVDWVGGLPFEVASPQQVIAHCESLGFRIEKHTDCGRGHGCNEFVFVRR; via the coding sequence TTGAACAATCAGGCAAGCGAAGTTCAAGCGGGTGAGCGATTTGCCTTTGGCGAGAACTGGCAGCGATTCCTGCAAGTGCTCACACCACAGCGGATCGAGCGAGCACGGGAATCTCTCCAGACAATGCTCGGTGTCGAATCACTGGCTGGAAAGTCGTTCCTTGATATTGGCTGTGGCAGCGGACTCTTTAGCCTCGCTGCCCGGCAACTTGGCGCGGTAGTTCATTCGTTCGACTTCGATCCCCAGTCGGTCGCTTGCACGCAGGAACTTAAACGCCGGTATGCGGCTGACGACAACCGCTGGAGAATCGAACAAGGATCGATTCTCGACCGTGACTATCTCGGCGGGCTTGGTACCTTCGATATTGCTTACTCGTGGGGCGTATTGCATCACACGGGGCAGATGTGGCCAGCCATCGACAACGCGGCCTCGCTTGTCTCCCCCGATGGATCGCTCTTCATTGCACTTTACAACGATCAGGGACGGGCTAGTCGAACGTGGCTGCGCGTGAAGCAACTGTATAATCGGTTGCCGCGCGCACTCCGCTGGGTAGTGCTGTATCCCGCGTTCGTGCGACTTTGGGGGCCAACGATGCTCCGCGACTTGCTGCGGGGAAAACCCGGATTCACGTGGCAAAATTACGCCGAGAAAAGCACCCGCGGCATGTCGGCCTGGCACGACGTCGTCGATTGGGTTGGGGGACTGCCTTTCGAAGTTGCAAGTCCCCAGCAAGTGATTGCGCACTGCGAATCGCTTGGCTTTCGCATTGAAAAACACACCGACTGTGGCCGTGGTCACGGCTGCAATGAGTTTGTGTTCGTGCGACGCTGA
- the fliN gene encoding flagellar motor switch protein FliN produces the protein MASDSEKVSQDEIEDLLRQAQQVAGHTPPPAVPNPAAASATIGQSEIEALLKQAPAQRPTAETATATMAPPAPANRSAPKAKQPIGNVGDDIQYLLNQAEQAIASVDQPVDPAISGIQPFEFRDFGGSPASGEKATLELLRDVDLDVRIELGRTQMYLEDVLKLKRGAVVPLDKLAGDPVDVYVNGRLIARGEVLVLNDNFCVRVAELLSSDDV, from the coding sequence ATGGCCAGCGATAGCGAAAAAGTCTCACAGGACGAAATCGAAGATCTGCTTCGCCAGGCGCAGCAAGTTGCTGGTCATACTCCGCCGCCGGCCGTGCCCAATCCGGCTGCTGCCAGTGCGACCATCGGCCAGAGCGAAATCGAAGCGCTCCTCAAGCAAGCTCCTGCACAGCGACCGACTGCGGAAACTGCCACAGCGACCATGGCCCCTCCCGCACCGGCCAATCGTTCGGCACCGAAAGCCAAGCAACCCATTGGCAACGTCGGCGACGATATTCAATATCTGCTAAATCAGGCCGAGCAAGCGATTGCTTCGGTCGATCAACCCGTCGATCCCGCAATCAGCGGCATCCAGCCCTTTGAGTTCCGCGATTTCGGCGGTAGCCCAGCCTCAGGCGAGAAGGCCACCCTGGAATTGCTTCGCGACGTCGACCTCGATGTGCGCATCGAACTCGGTCGGACGCAAATGTATTTGGAAGACGTCCTCAAGCTTAAACGCGGAGCCGTTGTTCCGCTCGATAAGCTGGCGGGAGATCCGGTCGACGTTTACGTCAATGGCCGCTTGATTGCCCGCGGTGAAGTCTTGGTGCTCAACGACAACTTCTGCGTTCGCGTGGCGGAGTTGCTATCGAGCGACGACGTGTAA
- the fliP gene encoding flagellar type III secretion system pore protein FliP (The bacterial flagellar biogenesis protein FliP forms a type III secretion system (T3SS)-type pore required for flagellar assembly.) — translation MVKFIRLLLVSLLLVGFIADQASAQYSGSALRQATAMDGEASDNATTVQAPAVDAVTELLRGGPEQFTSPKKLSGSLQIMLLLTILSLAPAILLMTTSFVRIVVVLGLLRQALGTQQLPPSQVMTALALFMSLLVMTPTWNEVYQQAVKPYSEGRITNPEDAFNAGVMPIKRFMSRQIELAGNSDDVWLFYDYLPAEQRRSQPPQSYDEVPLQAILPAFMLSELKIAFLIGFQIYLPFLILDMVVSSVTISMGMMMLPPVIISLPLKLLLFVLVDGWTLIVSMLLSSFGTG, via the coding sequence ATGGTTAAGTTCATTCGCTTGCTACTAGTCAGTTTGCTGCTGGTCGGATTCATTGCTGACCAGGCCAGCGCACAGTACTCTGGCAGCGCTCTGCGCCAGGCGACTGCCATGGATGGCGAAGCCAGCGACAACGCCACAACCGTCCAAGCGCCAGCCGTTGATGCGGTAACGGAACTGCTGCGCGGCGGACCCGAACAATTCACCAGCCCGAAGAAGCTGAGTGGTTCGTTGCAGATCATGCTGCTGCTGACCATTCTCAGTTTGGCTCCCGCCATTCTGCTGATGACGACCAGCTTTGTGCGAATCGTGGTAGTGCTTGGTTTGTTGCGTCAGGCACTTGGTACACAACAGTTGCCTCCAAGTCAGGTCATGACCGCACTCGCGCTCTTCATGAGCCTGCTAGTCATGACACCTACCTGGAACGAAGTTTATCAGCAGGCGGTCAAGCCTTATTCCGAAGGTCGCATCACGAATCCTGAAGACGCTTTTAATGCTGGCGTAATGCCGATCAAGCGATTCATGAGCCGCCAAATTGAACTGGCGGGCAACAGCGACGATGTTTGGCTGTTCTACGACTACTTGCCTGCCGAACAGCGCCGCAGTCAACCGCCGCAATCGTATGACGAAGTGCCGCTGCAGGCAATTCTGCCCGCCTTCATGCTGAGCGAATTGAAAATTGCATTTCTCATTGGCTTTCAGATTTACTTGCCGTTTCTCATTCTCGACATGGTCGTTTCCAGCGTGACGATTTCGATGGGCATGATGATGTTGCCACCAGTGATCATTTCGCTGCCACTGAAACTGTTGTTGTTCGTCCTCGTCGACGGCTGGACTTTGATCGTCAGCATGCTGCTGAGCAGTTTCGGCACAGGGTGA
- a CDS encoding flagellar basal body-associated FliL family protein: MVKPILVTALVAIVILTECVLAYMLIPSAADVQARLESHDVPAADAHGEPKKDDHGAHDAHGAKDDGHAKKDAHGASSHAKKDAHAAKPAAKAAAHGGGGHGGGHGGGHGASTAKVPAGSGTGGEVEVELGKFNLMVHEPASNVTLRVNFHLVATVDDADSGEVSHLLEKNQHRMRDQIIFEIRNAQMSDLTDPGLGLIKRRILAKSNDLLGHALLRNVVFSEFSFIEQ; encoded by the coding sequence ATGGTCAAGCCGATTCTCGTCACTGCCCTTGTTGCGATCGTCATTCTGACGGAATGTGTTCTCGCCTACATGCTCATTCCCAGCGCGGCCGACGTGCAAGCGCGGCTGGAGTCGCATGACGTGCCTGCAGCCGATGCGCACGGTGAGCCGAAAAAAGACGACCACGGCGCACACGATGCGCATGGGGCAAAAGACGACGGCCACGCGAAGAAGGATGCGCATGGAGCTAGCAGCCATGCCAAGAAGGATGCACACGCAGCCAAACCGGCGGCGAAAGCCGCTGCACATGGTGGCGGCGGACATGGAGGCGGTCACGGGGGTGGCCACGGAGCCAGCACTGCCAAAGTTCCAGCGGGATCCGGTACCGGCGGCGAAGTGGAAGTGGAACTGGGCAAGTTCAACCTCATGGTTCACGAGCCTGCTAGCAATGTGACCCTCCGAGTAAACTTTCATTTGGTCGCCACCGTCGACGATGCTGATAGTGGCGAAGTCTCGCATTTGCTCGAGAAAAACCAACACCGGATGCGCGACCAGATCATTTTTGAGATTCGCAATGCGCAGATGAGCGACCTGACCGATCCCGGTTTGGGCTTGATTAAACGGCGCATTTTGGCGAAAAGTAACGACCTACTGGGGCACGCCCTTCTCAGGAATGTCGTGTTCAGCGAGTTCTCGTTCATCGAACAGTAA